AATCTTCTCGGGGCCTTCGACCGCCAGGCTGTCACGGAAGGTCGGGCCCTTGATCTTGGCTTTTTCGGTGCTGTAGCGCTTGGTCAGGACCAGGCGGTAGTAGAGGGTCTGATTGCCGCTGGCGCGGCGAGCCGACCAGGTGACCTTGCGATTGCCATCGGTGCGATTGACGCTGACCCCGTAGTTGTTGGAGATGAAGCTCTCGTTGAGGCTCACGTAGTCGCGGTTCAGCGGCGGCACGAACATCTGGATCTTTACCGGGTCCTTGGGACTGGCAACGAACTCGACCTTGGCGTCGATGTTCCACAGGTCGTCGGTCTCGTCTTCGGTTACCGGGATGCCCAGGATGAAGATCTGGTAGCAGGTGACCGTCACGCCCAGCAGCACCAGGACGGTGATCAGGACTTTCAGGTGCAGGGTAAGAGAGCGCATCGGAATTACTCTACTTTGGGAGCTTCGGTGGCACAGGCAGGTTTGCCGGCCGCGTATTTGAGGCTGGGGTCGACCAGCGCGTCGAAGTGCTTGAGTGCCTCGGAGCCGATCAGCAGCGGGAACTGGAAGGCGCTGCGGTCGGTAAGATTGACTTCGATGGTGCGCAGGGCCTGGCCCATGCAGATGTTCAGTTCGATCACCGGGCGGGCGGTGTAGGCCTTGCCTTCATCCGGATTGTAGTCACCGGCGCGCCGCTTGATCTTGCTCACGCGGGCCAGTGGGCGTTCGATGGGGTGCTTGTGGGCGGCGTCGATGGCCAGGTAGAAACGCACCCAGCTTTCGCCGTCGCGCTTGAAGCGCTTGATGTCGCGCGCGCTGAGCGAGGCGGTCTTGGCGCCGGTGTCGAGCTTGGCGGCCACTTCAAGGTCAAGATCGCCCAGGCGGGCGTACTCGTTCAGGCCGTACACGGTCTTTTCGGCCGCATGGCCAAGCGCCGGCAGCAAGGCGAGGCTGAACAACAGTGAATAAAACGTGGGTCTCATAGTCCTGGCGCGGTGCTGTCTGTGTTCGGGGCAGGGCGCAAGCGCCTCGTTCATCTGTCAACAGCATGAAATGATGACAGGCACACTATCCGTAATCCTTGGGAAGCGCGGCATTCTATCACGCCGACGTCTTGACGCCAGCGCGCTGCGATCTGACCGCGGCAGCGTGGGGTAAGTTCGTTATTAGACAATTGTCGACAATGTTGTTTTTGTCTTTGACTATGCACCTTTATTTGGCTAGTTTTGGCGCTATCAACTTACAAGGTGTCGACAATCATGCTGGAAGCCCCCCAGGCCCTCGCACCGGTTGCAGATGATTCCGAAACGCTTTCAGAGAATGTCTTTCGGCGCATCCAGGCGGCCATCGTGAAGGGGGATATCGCCCCGGGCAGCAAGATTTCCGAGCCGGAGCTGGCCCGCACCTACGGCATCAGCCGCGGTCCGCTGCGCGAGGCCATTCATCGACTGGAGGGCCAGCGCCTGCTGGTGCGTGTGCCGCATGTCGGTGCACGGGTGGTATCGCTCAACCATGCTGAGCTGATCGAGCTGTACGAAATCCGCGAATCGCTCGAAGGCATGGCCTGCAGGCTCGCCGCTGAACGCATGAGCGTGGCCCAGATCGACGAACTGCGCCAGGTGCTCGATACCCACGAGCGCGATGCGGCATTCCAGGCCGGGCTTGGCTACTACCAACAGGAAGGCGATTTCGACTTCCACTATCGGATCATCCAGGGCAGCGGCAACCAGACCCTGGTCAAGATGCTGTGCGGCGAGCTGTACCAGCTGGTGCGCATGTACCGCATCCAGTTCTCGGCCACCCCCAACCGTCCGCGCCAGGCTTTCGCCGAACACCACCGCATACTCGATGCCATCGCCGACCGTGACGGCGAGCTGGCCGAACTCCTGATGCGCCGCCATATCGGTGCGTCCAAGCGCAATATCGAGCGTCACTACCAGGACGCCCACAACAACAGCCCACGAGGTGAGTCATGACTGTGAAGAGCACCCCCGGTCAGCGTTTTCGCGACGCCGTAGCCGCCGAGCATCCGCTGCAGGTAGTCGGAGCGATCAACGCCAACCATGCGCTGCTGGCCAAGCGCGCCGGGTTCAAGGCCATCTACCTGTCCGGTGGCGGGGTTGCTGCCGGCTCCCTGGGGCTGCCGGACCTGGGCATCAGCGGGCTGGACGACGTGCTGACCGATGTTCGCCGGATCACGGATGTGTGCGACCTGCCGCTGCTGGTGGATGTCGACACCGGCTTTGGTGCCTCGGCGTTCAACGTCGCCCGCACGGTGCGCTCGATGTGCAAGTTCGGCGCCGCGGCCATTCACATCGAGGACCAGGTCGGCGCCAAGCGCTGTGGTCATCGGCCGAACAAGGAGATCGTCTCGCAGCAGGAGATGGTCGACCGGATCAAGGCAGCGGTGGATGCGCGCACTGACGACAGCTTCGTGATCATGGCACGTACCGACGCCCTGGCGGTGGAAGGCTTGAATGCGGCATTGGACCGTGCCGAGGCGTGCATCGAGGCCGGCGCCGACATGATCTTCCCCGAAGCCATCACCGAGCTGCAGATGTACAAGACCTTCGCCGACCGGGTGAAGGCGCCGATCCTGGCCAATATCACCGAGTTCGGTGCCACGCCGCTGTACACCACCGACGAGCTGGCGTCGGTCGATGTATCGCTGGTGCTGTACCCACTGTCGGCGTTTCGCGCCATGAACAAGGCTGCCGAGAACGTCTACGCCGCCCTGCGCCGCGACGGTACGCAGAAGAATGTGATCGACACCATGCAGACCCGCATGGAGCTCTACGATGCCATTGGTTATCACGCGTTCGAGCAGAGCCTCGATGCGCTGTTTGCGCAGAAGAAAGGGTAAGCCATGCCGGCGGTATCGGCCCCATCGCGGGGCAAGCCCGCTCCCACAAGGGTCAGGCACTCCTCTGTGGGAGCGGGCTTGTCCCGCGATGGGGCCGGTGCGATCGCTGCAGATTAGCCAGAAAGACTTCATAACAAATTCAAGAAAGGAGAAACACCATGGCCGAAGCAAAAGTACTCAGTGGTGCCGGCCTGCGTGGCCAGGTGGCCGGGCAGACCGCGCTGTCGACCGTGGGCCAGGCCGGTGCCGGCCTGACCTATCGTGGCTACGACGTGCGCGACCTGGCCGCTGGTGCCGAGTTCGAGGAAGTCGCCTACCTGCTGCTCTATGGTGAGCTGCCAAACAAGGCCGAGCTGGATGACTACAAACACAAGCTCAAGGGCCTGCGCGACCTGCCGCAAGCGCTCAAGGAAGTGCTCGAGCGCATCCCGCGCGACGCCCATCCGATGGACGTGATGCGCACAGGCTGCTCGGTGCTCGGAACCCTGGAGCCGGAGCTGACCTTCGAGGCCCAGCGCGACAAGACCGATCGCCTGCTGGCACTGTTCCCGGCGGTGATGTGCTACTGGTACCGCTTCACCCACCACGGCGTGCGCATCGACTGCAGCAGCGACGAGGACACCCTCGGTGGCCACTTCCTGCACCTGCTGCACGGCAAGAAGCCGAGCGAGCTGCACGTGAAGGTGATGAACGTCTCGCTGATCCTTTACGCCGAGCACGAATTCAACGCCTCGACCTTCACTGCGCGG
The Pseudomonas putida genome window above contains:
- the prpC gene encoding bifunctional 2-methylcitrate synthase/citrate synthase, translated to MAEAKVLSGAGLRGQVAGQTALSTVGQAGAGLTYRGYDVRDLAAGAEFEEVAYLLLYGELPNKAELDDYKHKLKGLRDLPQALKEVLERIPRDAHPMDVMRTGCSVLGTLEPELTFEAQRDKTDRLLALFPAVMCYWYRFTHHGVRIDCSSDEDTLGGHFLHLLHGKKPSELHVKVMNVSLILYAEHEFNASTFTARVCASTLSDLYSCVTAAIGSLRGPLHGGANEAAMELIERFQSPQEATAELLRMLERKDKIMGFGHAIYKESDPRNEVIKGWSKQLADEVGDKVLYPVSEAIDKTMWEQKRLFPNADFYHASAYHFMGIPTKLFTPIFVCSRLTGWAAHVFEQRANNRIIRPSAEYTGVEQRQFVPIDKR
- a CDS encoding GntR family transcriptional regulator, which codes for MLEAPQALAPVADDSETLSENVFRRIQAAIVKGDIAPGSKISEPELARTYGISRGPLREAIHRLEGQRLLVRVPHVGARVVSLNHAELIELYEIRESLEGMACRLAAERMSVAQIDELRQVLDTHERDAAFQAGLGYYQQEGDFDFHYRIIQGSGNQTLVKMLCGELYQLVRMYRIQFSATPNRPRQAFAEHHRILDAIADRDGELAELLMRRHIGASKRNIERHYQDAHNNSPRGES
- the prpB gene encoding methylisocitrate lyase, coding for MTVKSTPGQRFRDAVAAEHPLQVVGAINANHALLAKRAGFKAIYLSGGGVAAGSLGLPDLGISGLDDVLTDVRRITDVCDLPLLVDVDTGFGASAFNVARTVRSMCKFGAAAIHIEDQVGAKRCGHRPNKEIVSQQEMVDRIKAAVDARTDDSFVIMARTDALAVEGLNAALDRAEACIEAGADMIFPEAITELQMYKTFADRVKAPILANITEFGATPLYTTDELASVDVSLVLYPLSAFRAMNKAAENVYAALRRDGTQKNVIDTMQTRMELYDAIGYHAFEQSLDALFAQKKG
- a CDS encoding ATP-dependent zinc protease, with the translated sequence MRPTFYSLLFSLALLPALGHAAEKTVYGLNEYARLGDLDLEVAAKLDTGAKTASLSARDIKRFKRDGESWVRFYLAIDAAHKHPIERPLARVSKIKRRAGDYNPDEGKAYTARPVIELNICMGQALRTIEVNLTDRSAFQFPLLIGSEALKHFDALVDPSLKYAAGKPACATEAPKVE